Proteins from one Cicer arietinum cultivar CDC Frontier isolate Library 1 chromosome 3, Cicar.CDCFrontier_v2.0, whole genome shotgun sequence genomic window:
- the LOC101508839 gene encoding uncharacterized protein, translating to MVPITLFAGFDLVSNMSSDFLPENSIVVGCGSVVLDFLATVAAYPKPDQKIRSTSFKIQGGGNTGNALTCAARLGLKPRIISKVADDTQGKSILDELQADGVDTSFIVVSKEGTSPFTYIIVDNQTKSRTCIHTPGFPPMKPNDLLESSLFAALNGARIAYFDGRLHETAQVVAREAVKKNIPILMDAERLREGLDDIIKVVDYVVCAEQFPQAWTEAATVPKALVSMLLSLPKLKFVIVTLGKDGCIMLERSEVTSTEEMDVDKLLESLEARKNESIYIPTCISSSATKLRAEGIGTICGRLYIGTAENIPLSELIDTTGAGDAFTGAVLYAICANFATEKMLCFAANVAATKCRALGARSGLPYRTDPRLASFMQ from the exons ATG GTCCCAATCACACTCTTTGCTGGGTTTGACTTAGTGAGCAATATGTCCAGTGATTTTCTTCCTGAAAACTCCATTGTA GTGGGGTGTGGGTCAGTGGTGTTGGATTTCTTGGCAACTGTTGCTGCTTATCCCAAACCAGATCAAAAAATCAGAAGCACTTCATTCAAG ATTCAAGGAGGTGGAAATACAGGCAATGCTTTAACCTGCGCAGCTCGCTTGGGCCTCAAGCCAAGGATCATCTCCAAG GTTGCAGATGACACTCAAGGAAAGAGCATATTAGATGAACTGCAAGCTGATGGTGTAGATACCTCCTTTATAGTG GTATCTAAGGAAGGGACTTCACCATTTACCTATATAATTGTTGACAACCAAAC CAAGTCGCGTACTTGTATACATACCCCAGGATTTCCTCCAATGAAACCAAATGATCTTCTTGAATCAAGTTTGTTTGCTGCATTGAATGGAGCGAGAATAGCTTATTTTGATGGGAGATTGCATGAAACTGCTCAAGTTGTTGCGCGCGAG GCAGTTAAGAAGAATATACCTATATTAATGGATGCAGAAAGGCTAAGAGAAGGGTTAGACGATATCATTAAAGTAGTTGATTATGTTGTATGTGCTGAACAGTTTCCGCAG GCATGGACAGAGGCAGCAACTGTTCCAAAAGCACTTGTTTCTATGCTACTAAGTTTGCCAAAACTCAAATTTGTGATTGTAACTTTGGGAAAAGATGGTTGCATAATGCTTGAGAGAAGTG AGGTTACATCCACAGAAGAAATGGATGTTGACAAATTACTGGAATCTCTGGAAGCAAGAAAGAATGAGAGCATATACATCCCAACATGCATATCATCA TCTGCGACAAAACTGCGAGCAGAAGGTATAGGAACAATTTGTGGTAGGTTATACATTGGAACAGCTGAAAACATACCACTATCAGAGCTTATTGATACCACTGGTGCCGGTGATGCATTCACTGGAGCTGTTCTCTACG CTATATGTGCCAACTTTGCAACAGAGAAAATGCTATGCTTTGCTGCTAATGTG GCTGCTACCAAGTGCAGAGCTCTAGGAGCACGAAGCGGTCTTCCTTACCGTACCGACCCGCGCTTAGCATCCTTCATGCAGTAG